A genome region from Arachidicoccus soli includes the following:
- a CDS encoding c-type cytochrome, which produces MKKFLSFSLSAFCLILISCGSNNGNTEDSGAANNSSEVAGNSNPSAKTDINKDPNYQKGLALVAKNGCFTCHKVDGESTGPAYVKVANKYDDNDANINMLAQKVISGGSGHWGTVPMIPHPTVSLADAKQMVKYVLMLRTKK; this is translated from the coding sequence TTGAAAAAATTTTTAAGCTTTTCTCTTTCTGCTTTTTGCTTGATTTTAATTTCCTGCGGATCAAACAATGGCAATACAGAAGATAGCGGTGCAGCAAACAATTCATCAGAAGTAGCAGGCAATTCAAACCCTTCAGCAAAAACCGATATTAACAAGGACCCAAATTATCAAAAAGGCTTGGCATTAGTAGCAAAGAACGGTTGTTTTACATGTCATAAAGTCGACGGGGAATCTACTGGTCCTGCCTATGTTAAAGTAGCCAACAAATATGATGACAATGATGCCAATATAAATATGTTAGCCCAAAAAGTTATCTCGGGAGGCAGTGGACATTGGGGAACAGTACCCATGATCCCCCATCCCACAGTATCTTTAGCTGATGCAAAACAAATGGTGAAATATGTTCTGATGTTACGCACAAAAAAATAA
- a CDS encoding superoxide dismutase, whose translation MAFTLPALPYALDALEPNIDAKTMEIHHGKHHQAYITNLNKAIEGTPNADKSLEELVKNAGSISAAVRNNGGGHWNHSFFWQILAPNAGGNPTGQLAEAINSAFGSFDALKEKFNAAGATRFGSGWAWLIVKDGKLEVTSTPNQDNPLMDVAETKGTPILGVDVWEHAYYLKYQNRRPDYLAAFWNVVNWAKVAELYAAAK comes from the coding sequence ATGGCATTTACACTACCAGCGCTACCTTACGCGCTAGACGCATTGGAACCCAATATTGACGCAAAAACAATGGAAATCCATCATGGCAAACACCACCAAGCATATATAACGAATTTGAATAAAGCTATAGAAGGCACACCAAATGCAGATAAATCATTAGAAGAATTGGTAAAAAATGCAGGGAGCATTTCTGCAGCTGTTCGCAATAATGGTGGCGGACATTGGAACCACTCTTTCTTCTGGCAAATATTAGCGCCTAATGCAGGTGGAAATCCAACAGGGCAATTAGCTGAAGCCATTAATAGCGCATTCGGTTCATTTGATGCTTTGAAAGAAAAATTTAACGCAGCAGGTGCCACTCGTTTTGGTAGCGGCTGGGCTTGGCTAATTGTAAAAGATGGTAAACTTGAAGTTACCTCTACACCCAATCAAGACAATCCTTTAATGGATGTAGCAGAAACAAAAGGCACGCCTATTTTGGGTGTGGATGTATGGGAACATGCTTATTACTTAAAATATCAAAATCGTCGCCCTGATTACTTAGCTGCATTCTGGAATGTAGTGAATTGGGCAAAAGTTGCGGAATTATATGCAGCGGCAAAATAA
- a CDS encoding Hsp20/alpha crystallin family protein, which produces MTLVKRNYNNWNSLLDDFLGNVANSHSEKELNAPPVNIQEKEAYFQLDVAAPGLQKQDFKLSVNDGLFTLSFEKENNQETKVEKMHRQEFSIKSFKRTFTLDEKIDADNISAKYENGILQITLPKKEEVKIQPKEISVL; this is translated from the coding sequence ATGACACTGGTAAAAAGAAACTACAACAACTGGAACAGTTTACTAGACGATTTTTTGGGCAATGTTGCTAACAGCCACTCCGAAAAAGAATTAAATGCGCCTCCTGTAAACATTCAAGAAAAAGAGGCATATTTTCAATTGGATGTTGCTGCCCCTGGCTTGCAGAAACAAGATTTTAAGTTAAGTGTAAATGACGGATTGTTTACCTTATCTTTCGAGAAAGAAAATAACCAGGAAACAAAAGTAGAAAAAATGCATCGTCAGGAATTTTCTATCAAAAGTTTCAAACGCACATTTACCTTAGATGAAAAAATCGATGCCGACAATATTTCTGCAAAATATGAAAATGGCATCCTTCAAATTACTTTACCTAAAAAAGAAGAAGTAAAAATACAACCTAAAGAAATTAGCGTTCTTTAA
- a CDS encoding PfkB family carbohydrate kinase: MSLTIVGSMAFDAIETPFAKTDKTIGGSCTYCAYAASQFTREINQVSIVGYDFPKNELDDLNNLGVNTDGVEIVPDKKSFFWSGKYHLDMNTRDTLITDLNVLADFNPVLPESYQRTEYLLLGNLAPAVQKAVIQQLKTRPKLIVLDTMNFWMEVALNDLLEVLGMIDVLVVNDSEARQLTGEYSIVKAAKKILTMGPKQLIIKKGEHGALLFHGEEIFFAPALPLEEVFDPTGAGDAFAGGFMGYLAKTNDLSYENMKTAIIMGSVTASFCVEKLGTERLKTITTHDVAVRAKQFLALTDFVLA, translated from the coding sequence ATGTCTTTAACTATTGTAGGCTCTATGGCTTTTGATGCTATTGAAACACCTTTTGCAAAAACAGATAAAACAATTGGCGGTTCATGCACCTACTGTGCTTATGCCGCAAGCCAATTTACACGCGAAATCAATCAGGTTTCTATAGTCGGATACGATTTCCCGAAAAATGAATTGGATGATTTAAATAATTTGGGCGTAAATACCGATGGTGTAGAAATTGTGCCTGATAAGAAATCCTTTTTCTGGAGTGGTAAATATCACTTGGATATGAACACTCGTGACACCTTGATCACTGATTTAAATGTTTTAGCAGATTTTAACCCTGTTCTTCCTGAAAGCTATCAAAGGACTGAATATTTGCTTTTAGGCAATTTAGCTCCGGCAGTGCAGAAAGCCGTTATTCAGCAATTGAAAACGCGCCCTAAATTGATTGTATTGGATACGATGAATTTCTGGATGGAAGTTGCTTTAAATGATTTACTGGAAGTGTTAGGGATGATAGATGTTTTAGTGGTAAACGATAGCGAAGCGCGACAACTTACTGGTGAGTATTCCATTGTAAAAGCAGCGAAAAAGATTCTTACAATGGGACCTAAGCAACTCATTATTAAAAAGGGAGAACACGGCGCCTTGCTTTTTCATGGGGAGGAGATATTTTTTGCACCGGCTTTGCCATTGGAAGAAGTTTTTGATCCAACCGGCGCGGGCGATGCATTCGCCGGCGGCTTTATGGGCTATTTGGCAAAGACGAATGACTTATCTTATGAAAACATGAAAACGGCTATCATTATGGGTTCCGTTACCGCCAGTTTTTGTGTAGAGAAGTTGGGTACAGAGCGCTTGAAAACAATTACAACACATGATGTGGCTGTTCGCGCTAAGCAATTCCTTGCATTAACGGATTTTGTATTGGCATAA
- the mqnE gene encoding aminofutalosine synthase MqnE yields the protein MQETSRQGVEELIQSEKDTALRNIGYKILKEERLGFEEGVTLFEKASLGFVGTLANYVREKKHGNKTYFNRNFHVEPTNVCVFTCAFCSYSRLYKNRDEGWELSEDQIMHIVKSYDGKPVTEVHIVGGVHPKLTMEFFIKLMKKIKAHRPELHIKGYTAVELDYMFRKAKVSAEEGMQLLKEAGLQSLPGGGAEIFHPDIRSKICHDKVGTEGWLNIHRVAHNLGMHSNATMLFGHIENYEHRIDHMEHLRKLQDETGGFNTFIPLKFRNGNNDMSHVPESPVVEDMRLYAISRLYLDNFPHIKAYWPMLGRQNAQLTLSFGVDDLDGTIDDTTKIYSMAGSEEQKPALSTAELVALIKQAGRQPIERDTLYNVIKDYSEEDLNALTQNPHYN from the coding sequence ATGCAGGAAACGTCGCGTCAAGGAGTGGAAGAATTAATACAATCAGAAAAAGATACAGCATTAAGAAATATCGGATACAAAATATTAAAGGAAGAGCGCTTAGGCTTTGAAGAAGGTGTTACACTATTTGAAAAAGCTTCTTTAGGCTTCGTAGGTACTTTAGCTAATTATGTACGCGAAAAAAAGCATGGCAATAAAACCTATTTCAATAGGAACTTTCATGTGGAACCCACAAATGTATGTGTATTTACCTGTGCATTTTGTTCCTATTCCCGATTGTATAAAAACCGCGATGAAGGCTGGGAGCTATCTGAAGATCAAATAATGCATATCGTAAAAAGTTACGATGGAAAACCCGTTACCGAAGTACATATTGTTGGCGGTGTACACCCTAAATTGACAATGGAGTTCTTTATTAAATTAATGAAGAAAATAAAGGCACATCGACCAGAATTACATATCAAAGGTTATACAGCTGTTGAACTGGATTATATGTTTCGTAAAGCAAAAGTCTCTGCTGAAGAAGGAATGCAACTACTGAAAGAAGCAGGTTTGCAATCCTTACCGGGTGGTGGAGCAGAGATTTTCCATCCTGATATACGCAGCAAAATCTGTCATGATAAGGTAGGAACTGAAGGCTGGTTAAACATCCATCGGGTGGCGCACAATTTAGGCATGCACTCCAATGCAACCATGTTGTTCGGACATATTGAAAATTACGAACATCGAATTGACCATATGGAGCATTTGCGCAAATTACAAGATGAAACAGGCGGTTTTAATACCTTTATTCCTTTAAAATTTAGGAACGGAAACAATGACATGTCTCATGTACCTGAAAGCCCCGTGGTAGAAGATATGAGATTGTATGCAATTTCACGTTTGTACCTTGATAATTTCCCACATATTAAAGCTTACTGGCCCATGTTAGGGAGGCAAAACGCACAACTTACTTTGAGCTTTGGTGTCGATGATTTAGATGGGACAATTGACGATACGACAAAGATTTATTCGATGGCAGGAAGTGAAGAACAAAAACCAGCTTTATCAACTGCAGAATTAGTAGCATTAATAAAACAAGCAGGTCGTCAACCTATCGAACGCGATACTTTATATAATGTAATAAAAGATTATAGCGAAGAAGATCTAAACGCATTAACACAGAATCCGCATTACAATTAA
- a CDS encoding nucleoside deaminase, whose product MEYTDAYFMEQALREAQKAFDADEVPVGAVLVMQNKIIARAYNQVELLHDPTAHAEVLAITSACNFLGAKYLPDASLYVTVEPCLMCCGALHWSKIGKIVYGAPDSKNGFKKYTTQSPFHIKTTIVSGVLEEECAALMKSFFKNKR is encoded by the coding sequence ATGGAATACACTGATGCGTATTTTATGGAACAAGCACTACGTGAAGCACAAAAAGCATTTGATGCAGATGAAGTACCAGTAGGTGCGGTGTTGGTGATGCAAAACAAAATTATTGCCCGTGCTTACAATCAGGTAGAGCTATTACATGATCCAACTGCCCATGCCGAAGTATTGGCTATTACATCAGCCTGTAATTTTTTAGGTGCAAAATATTTACCAGATGCATCACTCTATGTTACTGTTGAACCTTGCTTAATGTGCTGTGGGGCCTTGCATTGGAGTAAAATCGGTAAAATAGTCTATGGCGCGCCAGACAGTAAAAATGGTTTTAAAAAATATACGACCCAATCACCATTTCACATAAAGACGACTATTGTTTCCGGTGTCTTGGAAGAAGAATGTGCAGCGCTCATGAAAAGTTTTTTTAAAAATAAGCGTTAA
- a CDS encoding M60 family metallopeptidase: MKKVLFAMGCLFSVLLAQKSSAQQIDTTPENIMISPQKPLSVRDTSLRMAILKWSDKVLKSDDYKNIQAQPSFINFPGAVKEGAVKIEKIYHLNHQPIDNRLIPIVSHLGYSGAWNNNLYSTGLYAVAGKPIEVIIPKELTDKNISIQIGSHSDNLGTWVAGTQDWRRMPRVVKVEKLKKKITNIASPFGGLVYISVSPKEQAIQADIKIKNAIAAPLFQLGKTTDQQWFKQLKDNKAPWGELASNRIIITLPDSVLQRVVHPDSVMDLWNLIIGAEMDLAQIDTPFYRPQRMVVDEHIGGGFMHSGYPIMVHHSPTKHMYSEDIIANPEKLLIPTKGGANWGFFHEIGHNMQNFDWVFGGTTEVSNNLFSLYCFDRLMGGQDDAHSGVSSENTQKMMKKYFAKGADYTKWKADPFLGLILFRQLQEGFGWESFKTFFKGYHDLAAKYPNHAYARTDQQKRDLWVINFSRIVGRNLAPFFEKWGIPISEDAKQKVVAFPVWMPYNFPPAD, translated from the coding sequence ATGAAAAAAGTGCTATTTGCAATGGGATGTCTATTTTCTGTTTTATTGGCGCAAAAAAGTTCAGCACAGCAAATCGACACAACACCTGAAAATATAATGATCTCACCCCAAAAACCTCTTTCGGTAAGGGATACTTCTCTGCGCATGGCAATTTTAAAGTGGAGTGATAAAGTACTTAAGAGTGATGATTATAAAAATATACAAGCGCAGCCATCTTTTATAAATTTTCCAGGAGCTGTTAAGGAAGGTGCAGTGAAAATTGAGAAGATTTATCATTTGAATCACCAGCCAATTGATAATCGGTTGATACCTATTGTATCTCATTTGGGTTATTCAGGAGCCTGGAATAATAATCTTTATAGTACGGGGTTATATGCGGTTGCAGGAAAACCCATAGAAGTAATAATTCCTAAAGAATTGACAGATAAAAATATTTCAATTCAGATCGGAAGCCATTCAGATAATTTGGGAACATGGGTTGCTGGAACCCAAGACTGGCGCAGGATGCCAAGAGTGGTTAAAGTAGAAAAATTAAAAAAGAAAATTACAAATATAGCTTCCCCATTCGGAGGGCTTGTCTATATAAGTGTTTCACCAAAAGAACAGGCTATTCAGGCTGATATTAAAATAAAAAATGCTATTGCTGCACCATTATTTCAGCTAGGCAAAACGACCGATCAGCAATGGTTTAAGCAGTTAAAAGATAACAAGGCCCCTTGGGGTGAACTAGCTTCCAATAGGATTATTATTACATTACCAGATTCTGTTTTACAGAGAGTGGTTCATCCGGATTCAGTGATGGATCTTTGGAACCTGATTATTGGAGCAGAAATGGATTTAGCGCAAATTGACACCCCCTTCTATCGGCCTCAACGCATGGTGGTTGATGAACATATTGGCGGTGGTTTTATGCATAGCGGTTATCCTATTATGGTACATCATTCTCCGACAAAACACATGTATTCCGAAGATATAATTGCCAACCCGGAGAAATTGTTGATTCCGACCAAAGGAGGAGCAAACTGGGGTTTTTTTCATGAAATAGGGCATAATATGCAAAATTTTGATTGGGTTTTTGGGGGTACTACAGAAGTCAGTAATAATTTATTTAGCTTATATTGTTTTGACAGATTAATGGGTGGACAGGATGATGCGCATAGTGGTGTTTCAAGTGAAAATACTCAAAAAATGATGAAAAAGTATTTTGCAAAAGGCGCTGACTACACAAAATGGAAGGCAGATCCCTTTTTAGGCTTAATTCTTTTTCGTCAATTGCAAGAAGGTTTCGGATGGGAATCTTTTAAAACTTTTTTCAAAGGCTATCATGATTTAGCAGCTAAATATCCAAACCATGCGTATGCACGGACAGACCAACAAAAACGTGATTTATGGGTAATTAATTTCTCAAGAATTGTCGGTAGAAATTTGGCGCCTTTTTTTGAAAAATGGGGCATTCCTATAAGTGAAGATGCAAAGCAAAAAGTTGTCGCTTTCCCAGTGTGGATGCCTTATAATTTTCCGCCAGCTGATTAG
- a CDS encoding AraC family transcriptional regulator encodes MKPQLLKISSNPAFSFNVRHDIVPHFYDKWHYHPELELVHILKGSGTQFIGNDIARFSAGDMILVGSDLPHLWRCDEEYYQKKSHLFAESIVLHLSLEAFGSTFWEMPENKKLAQFLQKSKQGISIKSKTKSIIAKLLKQLAITEGAERIILLLQVLTEASNALDTSPVLSSTDTRNWVENSNESERMNNVYQYILKHFQEKISLQEIADVAHISPHSFCRFFKMRAQKSFSTFLTEVRINHACRLLAETDFPVSDVCYKSGFYNFSNFNRHFKILTKKSPLQHRQLYQHFKAE; translated from the coding sequence ATGAAGCCGCAATTATTAAAAATATCAAGTAATCCCGCATTTTCGTTTAATGTACGCCATGATATAGTGCCTCATTTTTACGACAAATGGCATTACCATCCTGAATTAGAATTGGTGCATATTCTAAAAGGCAGTGGAACACAATTTATTGGCAATGACATTGCGCGTTTTTCTGCAGGGGATATGATTTTGGTGGGTTCAGACTTACCTCATTTGTGGCGTTGTGATGAAGAGTACTATCAAAAGAAAAGCCATCTTTTTGCAGAATCTATTGTATTACATTTATCATTGGAAGCTTTTGGTTCCACCTTTTGGGAAATGCCAGAGAACAAAAAACTTGCACAGTTTTTACAAAAATCAAAGCAGGGGATTTCTATTAAAAGTAAAACAAAATCCATCATTGCAAAACTTTTAAAACAACTGGCCATTACCGAAGGAGCCGAACGTATAATTTTGTTATTACAAGTGCTTACTGAAGCATCTAATGCGCTAGATACTTCGCCCGTATTATCTAGTACGGATACGCGTAACTGGGTAGAGAACAGTAACGAATCAGAGCGAATGAATAATGTATATCAATATATACTTAAACATTTTCAAGAAAAAATCTCCTTGCAAGAGATTGCAGATGTAGCGCATATCAGCCCCCACTCTTTCTGTAGGTTTTTCAAAATGAGAGCGCAAAAAAGTTTTTCTACTTTTCTTACGGAAGTGCGCATTAATCACGCTTGCAGGCTTTTAGCCGAGACGGACTTCCCGGTCTCAGATGTTTGTTACAAGAGCGGGTTCTATAATTTTTCCAATTTCAACAGGCACTTCAAGATACTGACAAAAAAATCTCCGCTTCAACACCGGCAGTTATACCAGCATTTTAAAGCGGAGTGA
- a CDS encoding TlpA disulfide reductase family protein — MKKISLFVLCSLPLALFAQNNFNISGNVRGVNPSVDKIYISYAANGQNVIDSANVTGNHYHFEGNINEPTRMDLRAAYRERDNVKPAMSRDLLTIFIEPANIDIRSTDSFSNATVTGSSANVEFQKLQRAAKPFENKAAALMENAETYKKEKNNSALESTEGQLEHLQAQMKEAVYADYIRQNPNSPLAFFALQQYSGAVIQNPSKVEALFRLLPSSLQQSRDGQRMQLLIKMAGLADIGKTAPAFTQSDADGNPISLASFKGKYVLVNFWASWCGPCRAQNPELKKLYEQYKNDGFEIIGVSLDKPGEKNEWLKAIQEDGLQWAQVTDLRFWNNAVAREYGVVALPQNFLIDENGRIIAKNLKPDQLSRKLRSIFGNQ; from the coding sequence ATGAAAAAAATCAGCCTATTTGTTTTGTGTAGCCTGCCTCTGGCATTATTTGCGCAAAACAATTTTAATATTTCCGGTAATGTGCGGGGAGTAAATCCTTCTGTCGATAAAATATATATATCTTATGCTGCCAATGGACAAAATGTCATCGACAGTGCGAATGTAACAGGTAATCATTATCACTTTGAAGGAAATATTAATGAGCCTACCCGCATGGATTTACGTGCCGCATACAGGGAAAGAGATAATGTAAAGCCTGCGATGTCTCGTGATTTGTTGACTATTTTTATAGAGCCGGCAAACATAGACATCAGAAGTACAGACTCTTTTTCGAATGCAACAGTAACAGGCTCTAGTGCCAATGTAGAATTCCAAAAATTACAAAGAGCTGCCAAGCCTTTTGAGAATAAGGCTGCTGCTTTAATGGAGAATGCAGAAACATATAAAAAAGAAAAGAATAATTCGGCACTCGAATCCACCGAAGGTCAATTAGAGCATTTACAAGCACAAATGAAAGAGGCGGTCTATGCCGATTATATTCGACAAAACCCTAATTCACCTCTTGCCTTTTTTGCGCTTCAACAATATTCAGGTGCGGTTATTCAGAACCCCTCAAAAGTAGAGGCATTGTTTAGATTATTGCCTTCCTCTCTTCAGCAATCACGTGATGGACAAAGAATGCAATTGTTAATCAAAATGGCCGGCTTGGCAGATATCGGAAAAACTGCACCTGCTTTTACTCAAAGTGATGCTGATGGAAACCCTATTTCACTAGCTTCTTTCAAAGGGAAGTATGTCTTGGTCAATTTTTGGGCAAGTTGGTGCGGCCCTTGTCGTGCGCAAAATCCAGAATTGAAAAAGCTATATGAGCAATATAAGAATGACGGCTTTGAGATTATTGGCGTATCATTAGATAAACCAGGTGAGAAAAACGAATGGCTGAAAGCGATACAGGAGGATGGCCTGCAATGGGCGCAGGTGACCGACTTACGTTTTTGGAATAATGCAGTAGCACGTGAATATGGTGTAGTAGCACTTCCACAAAATTTTTTGATAGATGAAAATGGAAGAATTATTGCAAAGAATTTAAAGCCGGATCAGCTGTCAAGAAAGTTAAGATCTATTTTCGGAAATCAATAA
- a CDS encoding aspartyl protease family protein yields MKPLLFFTACLLLSNTYAQKRDNLGTQRQNNTYITSFPFTLLTGGIILTKGSLDNYPDSLSFIMDTGCSGASLDSTTCAKLKIPLITSDMYLRGVGSVKKAIFTNIKTLKLPGIEVSNPEFHVIDYALLSEIYGIKIDGIIGYSFFKKYIVQINYDSSRIYVFPPKEFKYPKNGELLKPSLNTLIPIVDAELKNNKKVTDNYYFDMGAGLCLLLSNQFVADSAIFNKRQSRRKIVSTTVQGLTDKINMRLTTIKQMKIGHYTFRNIPTYAFDDISQVTHYPYLGGLIGNDLLRRFNVTLNYPGNEIFLAPNSHFFDPFDYSYTGLTLYFIDGQVKVSDVVKGSPADKIGILPEDVIMSVNNNLSNKIQIYSELLKKTGTKANIILMRDGQIMKKTLPIKSIL; encoded by the coding sequence ATGAAACCTTTACTCTTTTTTACCGCTTGCTTGTTACTTTCAAATACCTATGCGCAAAAAAGAGACAATCTAGGTACCCAAAGGCAAAACAATACATATATTACCAGCTTCCCTTTCACTTTGCTTACCGGCGGCATAATCTTAACAAAGGGCTCACTTGATAATTATCCCGACTCACTTAGCTTCATTATGGACACAGGCTGTAGTGGCGCCTCATTGGATTCTACTACCTGTGCAAAGCTTAAAATACCACTCATTACTTCAGATATGTATTTAAGAGGTGTGGGCTCAGTTAAAAAAGCAATTTTCACAAATATCAAAACACTTAAATTACCGGGCATTGAAGTAAGTAATCCAGAGTTTCATGTGATTGATTACGCGTTGTTAAGCGAAATTTATGGGATAAAAATCGATGGAATAATTGGCTATAGTTTTTTTAAAAAATACATTGTACAAATAAACTATGATTCCTCCAGGATATATGTATTTCCACCAAAAGAGTTTAAATATCCAAAGAACGGAGAGCTCCTGAAACCTTCTTTAAATACCTTGATACCCATCGTAGACGCCGAACTAAAAAACAATAAAAAAGTAACTGATAATTATTATTTTGATATGGGGGCCGGATTATGTCTTTTATTGTCTAATCAGTTTGTGGCAGATAGCGCTATATTTAATAAAAGGCAAAGCCGCCGTAAAATAGTGTCGACCACCGTTCAGGGTTTAACGGATAAAATAAATATGCGACTCACAACAATTAAGCAAATGAAAATCGGACACTATACTTTTCGAAATATCCCGACCTATGCTTTTGATGACATCAGCCAAGTTACACATTATCCATATCTCGGAGGCCTTATCGGCAATGATCTTCTCAGACGGTTTAATGTTACGCTCAACTACCCCGGCAACGAAATTTTTTTAGCACCCAATAGTCATTTTTTTGACCCATTTGACTATTCTTATACCGGGCTTACCCTTTATTTTATTGACGGACAAGTAAAAGTATCTGACGTAGTAAAGGGCTCCCCTGCTGATAAAATTGGCATCTTACCCGAAGACGTAATTATGTCCGTCAATAATAATCTAAGCAATAAGATCCAGATCTACAGTGAGCTGCTGAAAAAAACAGGGACAAAAGCGAATATTATCTTGATGAGAGACGGGCAAATAATGAAAAAAACATTACCTATAAAAAGTATATTATAA
- a CDS encoding BrxA/BrxB family bacilliredoxin, with amino-acid sequence MSLIVYIIFIRLLCNFAVSKKFKERNMYPEEIVLPMKAELTDNGFEDLQTPQEVEEALKREGTTLVMINSVCGCSAGSARPGVLMAVHNAEKKPSHLATSFAGFDLDAVNTLREHLLPYPPSSPSIALFKNGQLVHFIERHMIEGRPAQLIAGSLMQAFEENC; translated from the coding sequence ATGTCGCTAATTGTTTATATTATCTTTATCAGATTACTTTGTAACTTTGCAGTATCTAAAAAATTTAAAGAAAGAAATATGTATCCTGAAGAAATAGTATTACCCATGAAGGCTGAGTTGACTGACAACGGCTTTGAAGATTTGCAAACACCCCAAGAAGTGGAAGAGGCTTTGAAAAGAGAAGGAACTACCTTGGTGATGATTAATTCTGTTTGTGGCTGTTCAGCTGGCAGTGCCCGCCCCGGCGTATTGATGGCCGTACATAATGCTGAGAAAAAACCAAGCCATTTGGCGACTTCGTTTGCGGGGTTCGATTTGGATGCGGTCAATACTTTGCGTGAACATTTGTTGCCTTATCCACCATCTTCTCCTTCAATTGCATTGTTTAAAAATGGGCAATTAGTGCATTTTATTGAGCGTCATATGATTGAAGGTCGCCCTGCACAGTTGATTGCAGGTAGTTTGATGCAGGCATTTGAAGAAAATTGTTAA